Below is a genomic region from Ficedula albicollis isolate OC2 chromosome 25, FicAlb1.5, whole genome shotgun sequence.
ACGGTTCGGGTGTAAGGCGCCTCTGTTATTCTTTCCAGCCCCTCAAAGCAGATTTTGGTCCCCAAAATCAGCCTGTGTGCACTCGGCTGGGGGTGGAGAGCGGGGTCTGGAGCACTCGGGTTGGGTCTGGTGGAATTTGGGGTCGGGGGGATGTGCTCAGGGgtgtctgagctgcagccccagccagggtgGTCAGGGGGTAACTCAGGCACTGGTGTCCCCCCAGGGTCACGTTTGGTCCTGCTGTAGTCACACAGTGCTGAGGGACAGCCCAGGTCCCACGGGGAGCACTCTTGATGCCACTGAGGACATGCTTTGTCCCGTGAGGGACATCCTTCATCCCGCTGGGGACACTCTCAGTCCCTCTGGGGACACACTTGATCCTGTTGGGGACACACTCAGTCCTGTTGGGGACACACAGTATCACATCAATGGGACATTAGACTCGCTGGGGACACACTCAGTCCCTTTGGGGATACTCTCAGTCCTGTTGGGGACACACTCAGTCCTGTTGGGGACACACAGTATCACATCAATGGGACATTAGACTTCATTGGGACACACTCAGTCCCTCTGGGGATACTCTCAGTCCTGTTGGGGACACACTCAGTCCTGTTGGGGACACTCTCAGTCCCACCAGGGACACACTCAGTCCCTTTGGGGACACACTGTTTGGGGACACTCTCAGTCCCGCTGGGGACACTCTCAGTCCCTTTGGGGACACTCTCAGTCCCGCTGGGGTCACCCTTGTCGCTGGCAGGGACACTCCTGTCCCATCACTGCACAGTCCTTCGGGCACTCCCCAGAGCCTCACCACGGCTTCCTCTCCTGGCTGAGCCCCTGCGGATTCCAAAGGCCCGGGCAATTTCCCCATCCCCCCTGGCTGATTCCCAGATTTCAGCACTTcatcccatcctcctcctcctcctcctcctcctcctggcgGGGAGGAAGGGGCTCCCCTTCCCCCCCGCCATCTGTGCCCCCTCATCACTCTGTCAGCGCCGGCTGGAATGCGGATTAATTTCGGGAGGAATGTCACCCCCCGCGCGGCCCGAGCTCTCTCCGTCTCCTCCTCGACATCCTCCACCCCTCTCCAGGTTTGGGGACCCCTCGGGGGGCACCGGGGGCTCAGGGGGTGCTGCTGCCGCGCTGATGCTGCCCAGGCGCCCCGAGGTGATTGAACGCAGATTCGGCGCCTGATTAAACTCACCGGAGGGGGATTTTTTCATTACACGGTGTTTGGATCCGTTGGAGTTTCACCTTAAAAGGAATCTGTCGCCTTCGCGCAGGGGAGGGGACCGGGGGCTTCGCAGGGAGGAAAGCGCTAAACGCTGGGTTCTTATCGGTCCCTCCTGGCCCTGAGCATCGCTGAGGGAATGACCGAGCTAAATCGGGCGCACTGATGCTGAACACAGCCGTGGGTGCGAGCCTGCCGGGGCCGTGGCCACCGAGTCGCCGTGTCCGTTCGCCCGGGGTGACTCAGCCCTTTGCTCGCCATGAACGAGCCCATTCTTCAGCCGCTGGCTGATTTATTCAGCTCTCCCCACGCCCGGCTGCACAACGGGGCGATTGAGCCCCGCCGGCTCCTCGCAGCCCCGCTGAAGCCCTTTGGGGGAGGGGGTCCCCGCGGTGGTGCCGGGATCTGGGGGTTGTTCCGCGGGCACCGTGCCCAGATCGGGCAGGAGCAGCGGCTGGCGCTGCTGGCTCCCGGCTCGCGGCGCTGGCACGGGCTCTGGCACGGGCTGGGCGGGCTGGGGGAGTTCCTGGCCAGCCCCGAGCCCTGAGCGGCACCTGCGGGGCCCCGGGGATGGGGAGTGGGTTGGGTTGGTGTGACCAGCAAATGTGGATTCTATCACCATTcattaaaaccaggtggggcagtgaccctgatctcctggcacatattatctgctaatgggccagttttaaaccagctggggcaatcatctttatcttcccacagcccatcctccctccaggagatatctcctgttcatggccaggggggggggggggggggggggggggggggggggggggggggggggggggggggggggggggggggggggggggggggggggggggggggggggggggggggggggggggggggggggggggggggggggggggggggggggggggggggggggggggggggggggggggggggggggggggggggggggggggggggggggggggggggggggggggggggggggggggggggggggggggggggggggggggggggggggggggggggggggggggggggggggggggggggggggggggggggggggggggggggggggggggggggggggggggggggggggggggggggggggggggggggggggggggggggggggggggggggggggggggggggggggggggggggggggggggggggggggggggggggggggggggggggggggggggggggggggggggggggggggggggggggggggggggggggggggggggggggggggggggggggggggggggggggggggggggggggggggggggggggggggggggggggggggggggggggggggggggggggggggggggggggggggggggggggggggggggggggggggggggggggggggggggggggtcccagggcatgactgataaaattacatcatcccactgggagatgctccagccaggggaggagccaagcctttcctacccggataaaaactgacattttggacaccaagggaccttctttccactggattccagaggaaaaccagacctttccacatcatccctgcaccttcagaggaaactgcaccttctccaggagccctgctccagctgaaccacatctgcccctgcaggaggatgcagccaccattgaatggcactgctgccaacaccctgactgactgacgggtgtcagcttggattctgactctggcagtgctttgggattgttctttgtaattctgtatttctattttaattttcctggtacagaactgttattcctaattcccatctctttgcctgagagccccttaatttcaaaattataataataatttggaggaggggatttacattctccatttcaaagagaatcttctgcctttattggcagaacCAGGACAGGGAGCATCACCTCGAGGGGTGGAACATCGTTCTGGGGGTGGGGGAGCATCACACCAGAGATGAgggtgctggggggctgcagcctgggaatgggggagcaTCCTGGGGGGCTGCATcaccccaggggctggggccACGTAGCTCCAGGCCTGTGCATTGTCTTAGAGatggagcagcaccagcccacGGATCTGTCCCAATGAATGGCCACAAAGGAACTTTCCCAGCCAAGAGCCAAGTGCAACCCGCCCCAAACAGTGCCCTCCCgtgcccccccagccctgctgctgctcccagagtgAGGAGAGCCGGGATCCTGAGTGGAAAGATGAGGCTTTATTAAATTAATGTCGGTACATCCAGCGTGGCTCAGCCCCCAGTGTCAGCAGATTGGGGCTGGGGACCCTGGGGTGATGAAGCCCCAAAACACTGAGTCCCGGGGTGCAGCTGGGTGTCCTGGGGCAAACACTGAGGGAGTTGGAGGGGGAAGAATGCAGGGAATGGAGAAACACAACgtttaaattaaatacaggCACGGCAACCCACCCAGAGGAAACCCAAAATGAAGGAGGGGTCCCAGAACAAGCATGCGAGTTTGGGTGGGCTGTGGGGGGGGAACGGAACTCGGTGATTCTTCACTCTGAAAAGGGGTgcaaaaaatccacacaaagGTGTTAAAAACCACAAGGAGATGGGGAAGCACGAGGAGAGGAGTGGGACAAGCGGGTTTTGGCAGGGAGGGGCGCTCCCCTGGCCGCTGTCACTCATCCCCCGAggggcagggctcctgctcagctctcaggtgacacactgctggctgctcaggtGCGAGGCACAGCACATCCTCCCCCAGGGCGGGGGGCacggggctgggctcagccccgAGCTTCCCCCTCAGGGGGGCACCGCCCAGCTTGGCGGCCGTGCCGTCTCCAGGGGTGGGGGGCATCACCCCGGTGTCTGTGGggggctcctgtgctggggctgtgctgctgatgccGTTCAGCATCTCCTCAGGGAATTCAGCCAGCTCTTCCAGACTGGCCTCCCGGTGCAGCCCGTTCTCAGCCCGGACCGcaccctccagctctgcctcctgcaccGTCGGCTCCTCCTCGCTGGATGAGGCAGGTGAGGAGTCTTCCCCTGCACCCTGGGGCAGCTCAGTCCCTccagggccctgctgcccaccctctgccacccccaTCAGCTCCTGGTGGAATTCTAGGGCTTGCTCAACTATTTCCAAAATATCTGAGTCTTTCATGGTctccaggggcagctctgcagagagagcagcagcgTCAGGGATGTCTGGAATGGACTCTGGaaaacctccctgctccagagcagagcccagctgaggtgGGCTggccccagggagctgctctctgctgtcactgtcGAGTGTCTCCTCCTCTGTGGATGGTTTCTCTtgcagtggctgctctgcctgcagccctgctggagggGTGGCCACGGCTGTGTCCTGGAGAGCCACGCTGggctcatcctcctcctcctcctgctgccctgccagccccaggctgcagcctgggagggtTGTTGCCCCAGTGCCATCCCTCTGCGGCTCAGCGGTGCTGTGGAGCTCCTCATCtgagccagcagccaagccttCTGGATGCTCTGGTCCCTCGCATGCTGCAGTGCCCGTGGCACCCTGGGCTGGCTCAcctgcacctcctgctgctggccccgtggccccagcacagctgggatcagcttcaggcacagctgggccttcctccagctcagcagtgtCATCCTCATCCTTTGGCACCTCAGCTTCTTCAGTGGGCACCTCTGTGTTTTCATCTGCCACCCCGGGGTGCGCTTtgccctctggcactggagATGCTTCTCCAGGAGCCCCCAGATCGTCTTGACTGCCTTCAGTGGCTTCGACTTTGATTTCTTCAAAGTCCTCAGAGATCTCAGCTTCCTCCAAGCTGGACACCTcttggctgggagcagagaccaTGAAATaaccttcctcctcctcctcctctgccacagcagccactcctgcctcctcctcaggGCTCTCTGGCATGGTGGGAGTTGGTGGCTtgtccctctcctccagccaccCTTCACCCCCCTGAGCTGTGTCAGACAGAGGAGCTGTCTCCGTGCTCTCCTCGGTCTCTGgaggctctgggctggctgctgcccctccacGGAGGTGCAGGGGTGTGCTGTCCGGCAGCGTGTCCTCCAGCTCCACCCTCCTGCCGGTGCCCACTGCGGCCTCTGGGTCTCTGGGCACCTCCTGCAGTGCCCACCCGCTGCTCTCCACGCTGTCCCCTGGCACCTGCTTCAGTGCTACGAGCTGGGAGCTCTCTGGcttccccagctctgagctgagcccatcatcatcatcatcatcatcatcatcatcatcatcatcatcatcatcatcatcatcatcatcatcatcatcatcatcatcatcatcatcatcatcatcatcatcatcatcatcatcatcatcatcatcatcatcatcatcatcatcatcatcatcatcatcatcatcatcatcatcatcatcatcatcatcatcatcatcatcatcatcatcatcatcatcatcatcatcatcatcatcatcatcatcatcatcatcatcatcatcatcatcatcatcatcatcatcatcatcatcatcatcatcatcatcatcatcatcatcatcatcatcatcatcatcatcatcatcatcctcctgcccctcccagggctcctcaggagcctgggctgggtcctgtgtgtgcccatcatcaccatcatcatcctcctgcccctcccaggGCTCCTCTAGAGCCTGGACTGAGTCCTGTGTGTGcccatcatcctcctcctgctcctcccagggctcctcaggagcctgggctgggtcctgtgtgtgcccatcatcatcctcctgcccctcccaggGCTCCTCTGGAGCCTCACTCAGCTCCTGTCCGTGTCCTTGCTCAGgggcagctggaggggctggcTCAGGCCGTGCCAcgctgccctgctgctcctgccctgccagctctgctgctggctcagcctctggcactggctgctgctgcctcatctcctggctcctggcatcttcttcatcatcttcctgggcttcctccagctctgctggcagtgtGCCATCTCTCTCCTCACTTTTCAGCTGTCCTGAGCTGCTCGAGGTGCCATCTGGCTCTCGTGGCCCCCAAACCCCGTCAGTGTCCTGCGCTGTCACCTCCCAGTCCTCTGGGCAGGGCTCTTGGCCATGGCCATCGTCCCCCTGGCCCCAGGGTTCCTCTCCTGGtttctgctccccctcctcttccacagagctgctctcctgcgTGTCCTCAGGCCcctctggggctctgctctcccactcTGGGCTGTCCTCTCCTGCCCCGGGAtcctctgctgcctcagagcCTTCTCCTGCCCCAGAGTCCTCTCccccctcagggctctgtcctaCCCCTTGgtcctctcctcccagcacctccctgctggcctctcccttttctccctcacCACCTTCCACCCTGCCTGTGTCCTCCCCTCCCACAgcatctcctccagctcctgaccAAGCCTCCTCTGCTGGGGTGGCCTCATGGGCACTCTGCTGcgggcacagctcctgccccctctcctcctctgcgGCCAGGTCCGTCTCACACGCGggcatttgctgctgctcactcctttcctgctctgcatcaACAAAGTTCTCTCCCAGGCGACCTTTTGTGAGCAAAAGCAGGTGGCTTTCTGCAAGGACAGCACGAGCGGCTTCCACTTCTCTGTGTGGACACTCCTCTTCTTGCACATCTGTTCCTTCCTCCTGGAAATCTCCATTctccctgcaggggctgtggggtcccctctcctcctcctcctcttcctctgagGGGTGTGAAGGCTCTGTGCTTGGGGTCTGTGCCCTGTCCTCCCCTTGCTCTGGCTTTTCCCAGCGGCTCACTGTCTGTCCAGGGAGGTCCCTGTCCCCTTCCTGCGCCTCTATTTCTGGATCTCTTGGGCTCAGCACGGCAGGtaccccctcctcctcctcccaagCTCCCAAATCTTCCTGGCTCCCTGAGGCTCCcaaggaagcagctgtgcccggcggggacactgctctgtcctGCGGGGCGCTGCTCTCCGCACCCAGCGCCTGGAgcaccccctccccagccctctcctctgcctcaggGCTGTCACCACCCTCTGagccctcctgctcttccccaggCACGGCCTCTGCGGGGaaaatggggctggggacacaggcaTCCCCGGGGGCCCATGCGGGCTCTTCTTTGGGCTGAGCATCGTCTTCCACGGCCTTGAGGGCATCATGCAGCACCTCGCTGACCAGCTGGGCCGGGTACTGCAGCCTGGGGGCGGGCAGGGCTCCCAGGGGCTGCGCGGTGCCACGGGGGGCGTCCCCCACGCCTCTGGACACGCCTTGGCTCATCACTCCCCCCGGCCAGGCGGGACCCTCTcccccagagctctcctgctccGGCGGCGAagggctggggggctctggggagagaggaggggcagcttttcctgcctgggagGGGTTGGGtgtggagcaggcaggggctcccagccccccagccctgctgggagccgTGCCGTGGAGGACTGAGCTGATTTTCTGCAGCTCCCGGGCACTGGGGCTCGGGCTTTTGCCTGTCGGGGTGTCCCTTTGGGGTTTTGCTagctgccccctcccctctgccctggggaagATGGAGGGGCTGGTGCAGGGGTCCCGgggcagcagcctcctgctctcagggctCGCTGGCaccagtttgctgctgctgctgctgctgctcacctccAGTCTGAGATCTGCAAAGAGCGAGGTGCAGCCGTGAGCGGCCAAGAAGCCGCTCCCcggctctcccagccctcccctggCTGCCTCTCGCTGCCCCCTCTCCTATTTTTAAACAGCTCCTTCTTGGAAAGTGGGAAATTCCTCCCTCTTGAGCGCAGCGGATGCTGGCGGTCCCGGGGGATTCAGCATCAGGCCGGGACAATGCTCTGCCCAGCCGCGGCCGCGGTGGGGAAAGCGCGCAGGTGACAAGCTTTCCTCGTTTTATTTGAtttgaggaaaaaggaaatgctcaGCCTGTTAGCGCAGCCCGCCGTCCCGCCGGGCAGACCCgctcctgcccttcccatgAAAGGCAGGGAATTAAAGAaccaggggaaggagcagatAAGCCTTATCTGGGCTTTGAGCCCCGCGCCAAGAGCCCCCGGGCGCtgttcggggggggggggggggggggggggggggggggggggggggggggggggggggggggggggggggggggggggggggggggggggggggggggggggggggggggggggggggggggggggggggggggggggggggggggggggggggggggggggggggggggggggggggggggggggggggggggggggggggggggggggggggggggggggggggggggggggggggggggggggggggggggggggggggggggggggggggggggggggggggggggggggggggggggggggggggggggggggggggggggggggggggggggggggggggggggggggggggggggggggggggggggggggggggggggggggggggggggggggggggggggggggggggggggggggggggggggggggggggggggggggggggggggggggggggggggggggggggggggggggggggggggggggggggggggggggggggggggggggggggggggggggggggggggggggggggggggggggggggggggggggggggggggggggggggggggggggggggggggggggggggggggggggggggggggggggggggggggggggggggggggggggggggggggggggggggggggggggggggggggggggggggggggggggggggggggggggggggggggggggggggggggggggggggggggggggggggggggggggggggggggggggggggggggggggggggggggggggggggggggggggggggggggggggggggggggggggggggggggggggggggggggggggggggggggggggggggggggggggggggggggggggggggggggggggggggggggggggggggggggggggggggggggggggggggggggggggggggggggggggggggggggggggggggggggggggggggggggggggggggggggggggggggggggggggggggggggggggggggggggggggggggggggggggggggggggggggggggggggggggggggggggggggggggggggggggggggggggggggggggggggggggggggggggggggggggggggggggggggggggggggggggggggggggggggggggggggggggggggggggggggggggggggggggggggggggggggggggggggggggggggggggggggggggggggggggggggggggggggggggggggggggggggggggggggggggggggggggggggggggggggggggggggggggggggggggggggggggggggggggggggggggggggggggggggggggggggggggggggggggggggggggggggggggggggggggggggggggggggggggggggggggggggggggggggggggggggggggggggggggggggggggggggggggggggggggggggggggggggggggggggggggggggggggggggggggggggggggggggggggggggggggggggggggggggggggggggggggggggggggggggggggggggggggggggggtcccctcccatccccccGCGGCGGGTTCAGTGTCCGCGCAGGGTGACATCATGCTCGGCCGGGGAGGCCCCTcgcctgggctgggacagcccctaTTCTCATGCTAATTGTCCCCCCGCTCCCTGGCAGGCGGCCTTTGTGCGGGGCCATCTGGGAGGGGGCGCAGGGCCGCCCCTGGCCACCCCTCCCTTGTGCCGGGCTGGGCCCCGGACCCCTCCCCGCGCGAGCCTCACCTGTAGGTCGCCACTTCCAGGCTCAGGGACATCTTGAGGTGCatgagctgctgcctgtcctccAGCACGCGGGCGATCTGCGccctcaggctctgctgctcctgctccagggcttcCATCGCCAGCTGCGGGTGGCACAGGGGGGTCAGGGGCGCCCCAGCCCCGCCTGAGCCCTGCCCGTGCCTCGGCTCATCCCTCTCGGGATGCTGAGGAGCGGCCTGGGCGCTCATTTTAGCACGGGGGCTGAGGATGGGGCAAGATGAGCAGGCCGTGGGGAaagggctgctggaggagggaggaaaggctggggggAAAGCGCAACTTCCAGGCGAGCAGCCGAGGCCGTGGCACCCCCAGGACACCCGTGGCGGGTCCCAGGACCTGGAACAAAGGGAGACCCTTCCACGGGCAGCCGTTCCCGATATTTCCAGCCCACCCCGCCTCCACCTCCCTCGGCTGAATCACTTCTGCAGCTGTTGAATCGCAGCTGCAGCAAAGTCGGTCGGAGTTTATCCTGCCCACACTCCCTCCGGTGCCCGTCCCGGGATCCTGCGCCTGTCCCGGGATCCTGTGCCTATCCCGGGATCCTGTGCCTGTCCCGGGATCCTGTGCCTGTCCCGGGATCCTGTGCCTGTCCCGGGATCCTGTGCCTGTCCCGGGATCCTGTGCCTGTCCCGGGATCCTGTGCCTGTCCCGGGATCCTGTGCCTGTCCCGGGATCCTGTGCCTGTCCCGGGATCCTGTGCCTGTCCCGGGATCCTGTGCCTGTCCCGGGATCCTGTGCCTGTCCCGGGATCCTGTGCCTGTCCCGGGATCCTGTGCCTGTCCCGGGATCCTGTGCCTGTCCCGGGATCCTGTGCCTGTCCCGGGATCCTGTGCCTGTCCCGGGATCCTGTGCCTGTCCCGGGATCCTGTGCCTGTCCCGGGATCCTGTGCCTGTCCCGGGATCCTGTGCCTGTCCCGGGATCCTGTGCCTGTCCCGGGATCCTGTGCCTGTCCCGGGATCCTGTGCCTGTCCCGGGATCCTGTGCCTGTCCCGGGATCCTGTGCCTGTCCCGGGATCCTGTGCCTGTCCCGGGATCCTGTGCCTGTCCCGGGATCCTGTGCCTGTCCCGGGATCCTGTGCCTGTCCCGGGATCCTGTGCCTGTCCCGGGATCCTGTGCCTGTCCCGGGATCCTGTGCCTGTCCCGGGATCCTGTGCCTGTCCCGGGATCCTGTGCCTGTCCCGGGATCCTGTGCCTGTCCCGGGATCCTGTGCCTGTCCCGGGATCCTGTGCCTGTCCCGGGATCCTGTGCCTGTCCCGGGATCCTGTGCCTGTCCCGGGATCCTGTGCCTGTCCCGGGATCCTGAGCCTATCCCGGGATCCCGACCCTGCCGCCCAGCAGGACGTggagcagagatgctggcagggtgctgggggAGGACCTGGTgtctgggtgctgctcccctgcagtgGGGTGGCCCCGGGtctctgctggggacagagatgTCCCCGAGCCGCTTTGCTCTTCCTCTCACCCTCCCCATCTTCATCCGCAGCTCATccaccccttccctgggctTTGCTCCCTCTGTCCCGTCTCCTCCCATCCCTTTGCTCAGGGGTTCCCCCCCAGGCGCCCTCATCCCTCggctctccccctccccaggcacccagctccttcctgctgcctgcactcgCCTGGAACTTCTCAGCCTCCCCGcgctgctcctgccactgctgggccaggctctcctccagcagctccttccgTGCTTTGAGCCCTGCCAGGTCCctctccaggtgctgcagctgcagctggctctgctggttGTCCTCCACCGCCTTCCACAGGTTCTCCTTGGCCTGGCAGAGGGAACCCTCCAGCTGAGACACCTCTGTCTTGTAGGTCTCCACCGCCCCTTTCCAGATCTCCGAGAGCCTCTTGGAGTAGTCCTCCACCTCCACGGGCTGGAAAGCCACCGGGGCACAGCGGAAACTCTCCAGGCTGTGGGAGAAACTCGCGATCTCCTGGTCCAGCCCCGCTTTCTCCTCCTCGTGCACCTCCAGCAAGGCTTccacctccttctccagctgcacagccctctcCTTCAGCCAGATCTGcgctctcctctcctcctccagctccttcctgctcaaGGACAGCTGCTTCTTGGCTTCTTCTCGGGCTGCCTGCTCCTTCTGGCACCTGCTTTTCACCTGCTGGACCTCCTCGTAGAGGTTGTCCCTGGCCAGCTCGGCCGTGCACTTCTCCCTGAAGGCGCGATCCAGCGCATCCCGCAGGGCTCGCAGCTCCTCCTCGTACTTCACCCGCCGCGACTCCCCGGCCGGGCCGCTCTTGCTGCTCTGGATTTCAGCTCGCAGCACCTCGTTCTCCTCCTCCAGGAACTTCACGCGGGCCAGGTACGCCTCCAGGCGCTTGTTGAGGTCCCACATCTGCAGCGATTCCTCTCCCAGGGCTCTCGCCCCTGCGAAACTTTCCGTGCTCAGCATGGGCGCTGCCGGGGCTCTGGAGCCGGAGGAAGACGCCGGGTGAGGAAGATGAGGGGGGAGAACGCCGAGGCAGAGCGGGAAGGCGGGGAGGGAAGCGagtggctgggagcagagaggagcagctaTTCATACTCCGCCGTGGCGAGTGGGAGGCCCCCGAGACCCGGGCGAGCAGCCGGCTTTAACCCTTGCACAGCCGGGCTCGACGCTGAGCTCTGATTACCCAGCAAAGGTGTTCCTTCCCACTTTGGAAGGGTGACTCGAGGGCTTGGATCCTCTCCCGGCGTGGCTCGGCTGGGAATGCCCTCCCTAA
It encodes:
- the NES gene encoding nestin — translated: MLSTESFAGARALGEESLQMWDLNKRLEAYLARVKFLEEENEVLRAEIQSSKSGPAGESRRVKYEEELRALRDALDRAFREKCTAELARDNLYEEVQQVKSRCQKEQAAREEAKKQLSLSRKELEEERRAQIWLKERAVQLEKEVEALLEVHEEEKAGLDQEIASFSHSLESFRCAPVAFQPVEVEDYSKRLSEIWKGAVETYKTEVSQLEGSLCQAKENLWKAVEDNQQSQLQLQHLERDLAGLKARKELLEESLAQQWQEQRGEAEKFQLAMEALEQEQQSLRAQIARVLEDRQQLMHLKMSLSLEVATYRGQREAARGGLGEPGSGFLAAHGCTSLFADLRLEVSSSSSSSKLVPASPESRRLLPRDPCTSPSIFPRAEGRGQLAKPQRDTPTGKSPSPSARELQKISSVLHGTAPSRAGGLGAPACSTPNPSQAGKAAPPLSPEPPSPSPPEQESSGGEGPAWPGGVMSQGVSRGVGDAPRGTAQPLGALPAPRLQYPAQLVSEVLHDALKAVEDDAQPKEEPAWAPGDACVPSPIFPAEAVPGEEQEGSEGGDSPEAEERAGEGVLQALGAESSAPQDRAVSPPGTAASLGASGSQEDLGAWEEEEGVPAVLSPRDPEIEAQEGDRDLPGQTVSRWEKPEQGEDRAQTPSTEPSHPSEEEEEEERGPHSPCRENGDFQEEGTDVQEEECPHREVEAARAVLAESHLLLLTKGRLGENFVDAEQERSEQQQMPACETDLAAEEERGQELCPQQSAHEATPAEEAWSGAGGDAVGGEDTGRVEGGEGEKGEASREVLGGEDQGVGQSPEGGEDSGAGEGSEAAEDPGAGEDSPEWESRAPEGPEDTQESSSVEEEGEQKPGEEPWGQGDDGHGQEPCPEDWEVTAQDTDGVWGPREPDGTSSSSGQLKSEERDGTLPAELEEAQEDDEEDARSQEMRQQQPDDDDDDDDDDDDGLSSELGKPESSQLVALKQVPGDSVESSGWALQEVPRDPEAAVGTGRRVELEDTLPDSTPLHLRGGAAASPEPPETEESTETAPLSDTAQGGEGWLEERDKPPTPTMPESPEEEAGVAAVAEEEEEEGYFMVSAPSQEVSSLEEAEISEDFEEIKVEATEGSQDDLGAPGEASPVPEGKAHPGVADENTEVPTEEAEVPKDEDDTAELEEGPAVPEADPSCAGATGPAAGGAGEPAQGATGTAACEGPEHPEGLAAGSDEELHSTAEPQRDGTGATTLPGCSLGLAGQQEEEEDEPSVALQDTAVATPPAGLQAEQPLQEKPSTEEETLDSDSREQLPGASPPQLGSALEQGGFPESIPDIPDAAALSAELPLETMKDSDILEIVEQALEFHQELMGVAEGGQQGPGGTELPQGAGEDSSPASSSEEEPTVQEAELEGAVRAENGLHREASLEELAEFPEEMLNGISSTAPAQEPPTDTGVMPPTPGDGTAAKLGGAPLRGKLGAEPSPVPPALGEDVLCLAPEQPAVCHLRAEQEPCPSGDE